A section of the Subtercola frigoramans genome encodes:
- the leuA gene encoding 2-isopropylmalate synthase: MKNHQTASAMPIHKYRPYTETFAVDLPDRTWPSTVITQAPRWCAVDLRDGNQSLIDPMNPERKRIMFDLLVRMGYKEIEVGFPSASQTDFDFVRSLIDEDAIPADVTIQVLTQAREHLIARTYESIVGAKQAIVHLYNSTSILQRDVVFRSDKQGIIDLALEGARLCRQYEKTIPATTVYYEYSPESYTGTELDFALDITNQVLEVLEPTAERKVIVNLPSTVEMATPNVYADSIEWMSRNLNHRENVIISLHPHNDRGTAVAAAELGYMAGADRIEGCLFGNGERTGNVDLVALGINLFTQGIDPQIDFSDLDGVRRTAEYCNQLKVHERSPWAGDLVYTAFSGSHQDAIKKGFEAMEADAAAQGVHVDSLLWAVPYLPIDPKDLGRSYEAVIRVNSQSGKGGVAYLLKNDHALDLPRRLQIEFSGVVQAKTDAEGGEVTSDEIWSIFQDEYLPAPISRAEDKWGRFELTRTSTSSDLNGTTSLTVDLRVGEETRQIVGSGNGPIAAFLDVLGTEGVEVRVFDYVEHALSAGGDALAAAYVECQVEGVTYWGVGIDADISTASLKAVVSAVNRAIRVTGRDRQLASV; encoded by the coding sequence GTGAAGAACCACCAGACCGCATCGGCAATGCCGATCCACAAGTATCGCCCGTACACCGAGACGTTCGCCGTCGATCTGCCTGACCGCACCTGGCCGTCCACCGTCATCACCCAGGCCCCGCGCTGGTGCGCGGTCGACCTCCGCGACGGCAACCAGTCGCTCATCGACCCGATGAACCCCGAGCGCAAGCGCATCATGTTCGACCTGCTGGTGCGCATGGGGTACAAGGAGATCGAGGTCGGCTTCCCGAGTGCGAGCCAGACCGACTTCGATTTCGTTCGAAGCCTCATCGACGAAGACGCCATTCCGGCCGATGTCACCATCCAGGTTCTGACGCAGGCCAGGGAGCACCTGATCGCGCGCACGTACGAGTCGATCGTCGGTGCGAAACAGGCGATCGTGCACCTCTACAACTCCACGAGCATCCTGCAGCGTGACGTCGTGTTCAGAAGCGACAAGCAGGGCATCATCGACCTGGCACTCGAGGGCGCGAGGCTGTGCCGCCAGTACGAGAAGACGATTCCCGCGACGACGGTCTACTACGAGTACTCGCCAGAGAGCTACACGGGTACCGAACTCGACTTCGCTCTCGACATCACGAACCAGGTGCTGGAGGTGCTCGAGCCGACCGCCGAACGCAAGGTGATCGTCAACCTGCCGTCGACCGTCGAGATGGCGACGCCGAACGTCTACGCCGATTCGATCGAGTGGATGTCCCGCAATCTGAACCATCGCGAGAACGTGATCATCTCGCTGCACCCGCACAACGATCGCGGTACGGCAGTCGCGGCAGCCGAACTCGGCTACATGGCCGGCGCCGACCGCATCGAGGGCTGCCTCTTCGGCAACGGTGAGCGCACCGGCAACGTCGACTTGGTCGCGCTGGGCATCAACCTGTTCACCCAGGGCATCGACCCGCAGATCGACTTCAGCGACCTCGACGGTGTGCGCCGCACCGCCGAGTACTGCAACCAGCTCAAGGTGCACGAGCGCAGCCCCTGGGCCGGCGACCTGGTGTACACCGCCTTCAGCGGCTCGCACCAAGATGCGATCAAGAAGGGCTTCGAAGCCATGGAGGCCGACGCGGCCGCCCAGGGCGTACACGTCGATTCGCTGCTCTGGGCCGTGCCGTACCTGCCCATCGACCCCAAAGACCTCGGTCGCAGCTACGAAGCCGTCATCCGGGTCAACTCGCAGTCCGGCAAGGGCGGGGTCGCCTACCTACTCAAGAACGACCACGCGCTCGACCTGCCCCGCCGCCTGCAGATCGAGTTCAGCGGTGTCGTGCAGGCCAAGACCGATGCCGAGGGCGGCGAGGTCACCAGCGATGAGATCTGGTCGATCTTCCAGGACGAGTACCTTCCCGCTCCCATTTCGCGCGCCGAAGACAAGTGGGGCAGGTTCGAGCTGACGCGCACCAGCACCTCGAGCGATCTGAACGGCACGACATCCCTCACCGTCGACCTGCGGGTCGGCGAGGAGACTCGGCAGATCGTCGGGTCCGGCAACGGCCCGATTGCAGCTTTCCTCGATGTTCTCGGCACCGAGGGTGTCGAAGTGCGTGTCTTCGACTACGTCGAACATGCGCTGAGTGCCGGGGGAGACGCCTTGGCTGCGGCCTACGTCGAGTGCCAGGTCGAGGGCGTCACCTACTGGGGAGTCGGAATCGACGCAGACATCTCGACAGCGTCGCTCAAAGCGGTCGTGTCGGCGGTGAACCGCGCCATCCGCGTGACCGGTCGCGACCGCCAGCTCGCCTCCGTGTGA
- a CDS encoding bifunctional lysylphosphatidylglycerol flippase/synthetase MprF, whose product MTTSLAPRPTVAPSGAPSERARRRLRRFESWLGRWASSIPFTWTIAGVATVVSVLQLVFHASLYRILDGVLSQSFDSVVTQHHWFAPVTSVLIGARALHIVVLLPLILVVLGAAERLMGTWRTIVVYLSVAILGGILGVLVEGIGLWLGLIAAEQVRSQATIDPVIPIVGTIMAASAFTGPLLRRRIRLLGFAGLLMFVLYSGEPRDLYRVIAAVAGLIIGSLWTRRVNRTPATRLNLTRSSHRERRSLLAALVAITAVGPLITIITPSGFGPLQPLGLLFRDTLGSVAGAADCAAVGYSDACADSFSLARLDGPGPVLVTVLPLVVLVIAAIGILRGRRVALWLAVSVNVFLSVLGIAYYGVLPALGANTFFDLSNGQFDQYSISVIISIALPLVIAALLIVNLRIFPTEFSEGATPRFFLGVGVAFIVIALVYLALALMFRAQFDPVVSLSDLLTDLPERFMPVGFLSLERVDVFPVGDAARFVYGWVGPAFWFSVIVGAILSISHVRLGSAANATAIIRSLLYRGGRGSLSWMATWPGNHYWFSDGRTSAVAYRVVNGVAIALGEPLGEPDDRADAIRHFTVFCTNHGWTPVFYVVSGAMQPVFDELQWSLLQIAEEATIDPRAFSLQGRRMQDIRTSINKAVKTGVRAELTAYHNLTLPQIAQIRDISEGWIAEKDLPEMGFTLGGVDELTDPEVTLTLAFDDSGTILAVTSWLPTYRDSQVIGWTLDFMRRRQGAMNGIMEFTIAETVLAARDAGLEFVSLSAAPLAHTESAGAGQEGARAAVLGVLGRALEPIYGFRSLLVFKQKFRPRNVPLYLAYADPLSLPAVGVALTRAYVPTFSARHALGFLSRSA is encoded by the coding sequence ATGACGACATCTCTGGCTCCTCGCCCCACTGTGGCGCCGTCTGGGGCGCCTTCCGAACGCGCGCGCCGACGACTTCGGCGCTTCGAGTCGTGGCTCGGCCGCTGGGCGTCGTCCATTCCGTTCACCTGGACGATCGCCGGTGTCGCGACGGTGGTGAGCGTGCTGCAGCTGGTCTTCCATGCGTCGCTCTACCGGATTCTCGACGGGGTGCTTTCGCAGAGCTTCGACTCGGTGGTCACGCAGCATCACTGGTTCGCGCCAGTGACCTCGGTACTCATCGGTGCCAGAGCCCTGCACATCGTCGTACTGCTGCCGCTGATCCTGGTGGTGCTCGGTGCGGCCGAACGCCTGATGGGCACCTGGCGCACGATTGTCGTCTACCTGAGTGTCGCTATTCTCGGTGGAATCCTGGGGGTGCTCGTTGAGGGAATCGGTCTCTGGCTCGGCCTGATCGCCGCCGAGCAGGTACGTTCGCAGGCAACGATCGACCCCGTGATCCCGATCGTCGGTACGATCATGGCCGCCAGCGCCTTCACCGGCCCGCTTCTGCGGCGCCGCATCCGGCTGCTGGGTTTCGCCGGACTCCTCATGTTCGTTCTCTACTCCGGCGAGCCGAGAGACCTCTACCGGGTGATTGCCGCGGTTGCCGGCCTCATCATCGGCTCACTCTGGACCCGGCGCGTGAACCGAACGCCGGCGACACGACTGAACCTGACGCGCAGTTCGCACCGGGAACGACGATCACTGCTCGCTGCCCTGGTGGCCATCACGGCTGTCGGGCCCCTCATCACCATCATCACACCGAGCGGTTTCGGCCCGTTGCAGCCACTGGGGCTGCTCTTTCGGGACACCCTCGGATCGGTCGCTGGGGCGGCCGACTGCGCTGCAGTCGGCTACAGCGACGCCTGCGCTGACTCGTTCTCGCTGGCCAGGCTCGACGGCCCGGGGCCGGTGCTCGTCACGGTGCTCCCGCTCGTCGTGCTGGTCATCGCGGCAATCGGCATCCTCCGCGGCCGCCGGGTCGCCCTGTGGCTGGCTGTGAGCGTGAACGTGTTCCTCTCGGTGCTGGGCATCGCTTACTACGGCGTTCTGCCCGCACTGGGAGCCAACACCTTCTTCGACCTCTCCAACGGGCAGTTCGACCAGTACAGCATCTCGGTGATCATCTCGATCGCCCTCCCGTTGGTCATCGCCGCCCTGCTGATCGTCAACCTGCGCATCTTCCCGACCGAATTCTCCGAAGGCGCAACTCCCCGGTTCTTCCTGGGTGTCGGCGTCGCCTTCATCGTCATCGCACTCGTCTACCTCGCCCTCGCCCTGATGTTCCGTGCCCAATTCGATCCGGTCGTCTCACTCTCCGACCTCCTGACCGACCTGCCGGAGCGCTTCATGCCAGTCGGCTTCCTCTCGCTCGAACGGGTCGACGTCTTTCCCGTGGGTGATGCGGCCCGATTCGTGTACGGCTGGGTAGGCCCGGCTTTCTGGTTCAGCGTGATTGTCGGTGCCATTCTGTCGATCTCGCACGTTCGACTGGGTTCTGCCGCAAACGCCACTGCGATCATCCGGTCGCTCCTGTACCGAGGTGGCCGCGGGTCGTTGTCATGGATGGCGACCTGGCCCGGAAACCACTACTGGTTCTCTGATGGCCGTACTTCTGCTGTCGCCTACCGTGTTGTGAACGGGGTGGCGATCGCCCTCGGTGAACCCCTGGGCGAACCGGATGATCGGGCCGACGCCATTCGCCACTTCACCGTCTTCTGCACCAATCATGGCTGGACGCCCGTGTTCTACGTCGTCTCGGGAGCTATGCAACCCGTTTTCGACGAATTGCAGTGGTCACTGCTTCAGATTGCCGAAGAGGCGACCATCGACCCGCGGGCCTTCTCCCTGCAGGGCAGGAGGATGCAGGACATCCGCACGTCGATCAACAAGGCGGTGAAGACCGGGGTGCGAGCGGAGTTGACCGCGTACCACAACCTGACGCTGCCGCAGATCGCCCAGATCAGGGACATCTCGGAGGGCTGGATCGCCGAGAAGGATCTGCCCGAGATGGGATTCACTCTCGGAGGGGTCGATGAGCTGACCGACCCCGAGGTGACGCTCACGCTTGCCTTCGACGACTCAGGAACCATCCTCGCTGTGACGAGCTGGCTCCCCACGTACCGCGACAGTCAGGTCATCGGCTGGACGCTGGATTTCATGCGCCGCCGCCAGGGAGCCATGAACGGCATCATGGAGTTCACGATTGCCGAGACGGTGCTGGCTGCCCGCGATGCTGGGCTCGAGTTCGTGAGCCTGTCTGCGGCCCCGCTTGCGCACACCGAATCGGCCGGTGCCGGGCAGGAGGGTGCTCGCGCAGCGGTGCTGGGAGTGTTGGGGCGGGCACTCGAACCGATATACGGATTTCGCTCACTGCTCGTCTTCAAGCAGAAGTTCCGGCCCCGCAATGTGCCGCTGTACCTGGCGTACGCCGACCCGCTGTCGTTACCGGCAGTCGGCGTTGCTTTGACTCGCGCCTACGTGCCCACTTTCTCAGCACGGCATGCCCTCGGCTTCCTGAGTCGCTCGGCATAG
- a CDS encoding deoxyguanosinetriphosphate triphosphohydrolase: MVADTVRAAAVVDGASGGYSLHDTERPLPEEHYSRRSDFARDRARLLHSGALRRLAAKTQVLSPTADLDFARNRLTHSLEVAQVGRELASSLGLDPDVVDTACLAHDLGHPPFGHNGERALSEWAADIGGFEGNAQSLRILTRLEPKVVGPNGESFGLNLTRASLDASCKYPWASDTAVSDASGRQKFGVYADDSAVFAWLREEAPPRVLCIEAQVMDLSDDIAYSVHDFEDAVLNGYIDVSALGSRVNHDELVTSMHSWVGGSFSHDELIAAFDRLDSLDVWVDEWNGGRIAQAKLKNLTSQLIGRFAGAATQATREAYPGSQLIRFGANVIVPRSVEVEIAVLKGIVAAFVMSSSKRKPIYRTQRALLVELAELLLASGDRNLEPAFVGDWSDAQSDAARKRVIVDQVASLTDQSALAWHRRLLAPAAPFDLSPALSTQRPAEAPAH; this comes from the coding sequence GTGGTGGCTGACACCGTGCGGGCCGCCGCGGTGGTCGACGGCGCGAGTGGCGGGTATTCCCTTCACGACACCGAGCGACCTCTGCCCGAGGAGCACTACAGCAGGCGCAGCGATTTCGCCAGGGACAGGGCCAGGCTCCTGCACTCCGGCGCCTTGCGACGGCTTGCCGCCAAGACCCAGGTCCTGAGCCCTACAGCCGACCTCGACTTCGCTCGCAACCGCCTCACCCACTCGCTCGAGGTCGCCCAGGTCGGGCGTGAGCTCGCCTCGAGCCTCGGCCTCGACCCCGATGTTGTCGACACGGCGTGCCTCGCGCACGACCTCGGGCATCCGCCGTTCGGCCACAACGGCGAACGGGCGCTGTCCGAATGGGCTGCCGACATCGGCGGTTTCGAAGGCAACGCTCAGAGCCTGCGCATTCTCACCCGTCTCGAGCCCAAGGTCGTCGGGCCGAACGGCGAGAGTTTCGGGCTGAACCTCACCCGGGCATCCCTCGACGCCAGCTGCAAGTATCCCTGGGCGAGCGACACTGCGGTCAGCGACGCGAGTGGGCGGCAGAAGTTCGGCGTCTACGCCGACGACAGCGCGGTCTTCGCGTGGTTGCGCGAAGAGGCGCCGCCGCGGGTGCTCTGCATCGAGGCGCAGGTGATGGATCTCTCCGACGACATCGCCTATTCGGTCCATGACTTCGAAGACGCCGTGCTGAACGGCTACATCGATGTGTCGGCCCTGGGGTCCCGGGTCAACCACGATGAGCTCGTGACCAGCATGCATTCGTGGGTCGGCGGCTCGTTTAGCCATGACGAACTGATCGCCGCATTCGACCGACTCGACTCCCTCGATGTCTGGGTCGACGAGTGGAACGGCGGCCGGATAGCCCAGGCGAAGCTCAAGAATCTGACCAGCCAGCTCATCGGGAGGTTTGCGGGTGCAGCAACCCAGGCCACTCGCGAGGCGTACCCCGGGTCCCAGCTGATCCGGTTCGGCGCGAACGTGATCGTGCCGCGCAGTGTCGAGGTCGAGATCGCCGTTCTGAAAGGAATCGTCGCCGCGTTCGTCATGTCGAGTTCGAAACGCAAGCCGATCTACCGCACCCAGCGCGCACTGTTGGTCGAGCTTGCCGAACTCCTGCTCGCAAGTGGCGACCGGAACCTCGAGCCTGCGTTCGTCGGTGACTGGTCTGATGCACAGTCAGACGCCGCCAGAAAGCGCGTGATCGTCGACCAGGTGGCAAGCCTCACCGACCAGTCCGCGCTGGCCTGGCACCGGCGGCTTCTCGCGCCGGCAGCACCCTTCGACCTCTCACCAGCGTTGTCGACCCAGCGCCCCGCTGAAGCGCCCGCGCACTGA
- the dusB gene encoding tRNA dihydrouridine synthase DusB encodes MSSLPTVTRTPGLTIGPIELDVPIVLAPMAGVTNTAYRRLCREYGTGLFVSEMITSRALVERTPESMRLITHHPSETIRSIQLYGVDPKTMGEAVTMLVAENRADHIDMNFGCPVPKVTRRGGGAALPWKSDLFRGIVEAAVTAAGDIPVTVKMRKGIDDDHLTYLEAARAAEGAGVASIALHARTAADFYSGHADWSAISALKETITSIPVLGNGDIWSADDALRMVDETGCDGVVVGRGCLGRPWLFADLTAAFRARAGEITEAESLASRVQPPLGDVARALRRHAELLTEFYDGEERACRDIRKHVAWYFKGYPVGHELRTALAMVTSLAEMDDLLATLDGSLPYPGVDAEGPRGRAGRPKRPALPNKWLESRSLDTPGLAELAGAELEHSGG; translated from the coding sequence ATGTCTTCCCTTCCCACCGTCACCCGCACCCCGGGGCTCACAATCGGCCCGATCGAACTCGACGTGCCCATCGTGCTCGCCCCGATGGCCGGAGTGACGAACACGGCGTACCGGCGGCTCTGCCGCGAATACGGCACCGGGCTCTTCGTGAGTGAGATGATCACGAGCCGCGCCCTGGTCGAACGCACGCCAGAGTCCATGCGGCTCATCACCCACCACCCGTCAGAGACCATCAGGTCGATCCAGCTGTACGGCGTCGACCCCAAGACAATGGGCGAGGCGGTCACCATGCTGGTGGCAGAGAACCGCGCAGACCACATTGACATGAACTTCGGGTGCCCCGTACCCAAGGTCACGCGCCGGGGCGGAGGCGCGGCGCTGCCCTGGAAGAGCGACCTCTTCCGCGGGATCGTCGAAGCAGCCGTCACAGCTGCCGGCGACATCCCGGTCACGGTCAAGATGCGCAAGGGCATCGATGACGACCACCTGACGTACCTCGAAGCGGCCCGCGCCGCTGAGGGTGCCGGTGTCGCTTCGATTGCCCTGCATGCGCGAACTGCTGCGGACTTCTATTCGGGGCACGCGGACTGGTCGGCCATCAGCGCGCTCAAAGAGACGATCACGAGCATCCCTGTGCTCGGCAACGGTGACATCTGGTCGGCCGACGATGCGCTGCGCATGGTCGACGAGACAGGGTGCGACGGTGTGGTCGTCGGCAGGGGGTGCCTCGGCAGGCCCTGGCTGTTCGCTGACCTCACCGCGGCCTTCCGGGCTCGAGCCGGCGAGATCACCGAAGCCGAGTCACTGGCTTCCCGGGTGCAGCCGCCCCTCGGCGATGTTGCGCGGGCTCTGCGCCGCCACGCCGAACTTCTGACAGAGTTCTACGACGGCGAGGAGCGGGCCTGCCGCGACATTCGCAAACACGTCGCCTGGTATTTCAAGGGTTATCCCGTTGGCCATGAACTGCGTACCGCTTTGGCCATGGTCACGAGCCTGGCCGAGATGGATGACCTGCTTGCCACTCTCGACGGCAGCCTTCCCTATCCCGGCGTCGACGCCGAAGGGCCTCGCGGTCGCGCCGGGCGCCCCAAGCGGCCCGCCCTGCCGAACAAGTGGCTCGAGTCGCGCTCGCTCGATACACCGGGGCTCGCCGAGCTTGCCGGTGCCGAGCTGGAGCACAGTGGTGGCTGA
- a CDS encoding isoprenyl transferase — protein sequence MSRVQKTSPLAAEFRPLDYTGIYPPDIPRSQVPAHIAIVMDGNGRWANARGLTRVEGHKAGEASLLDVVAGAIQIGVKHLSVYAFSTENWKRSPDEVRFLMGFNREVLHRRRDQLNEWGVRVRWAGRRPRLWASVINELQFAERLTEANSTLTLTMCVNYGGRNELTDAVQSIAAEVAAGRLKPGGISEKVIQRHLYVPDLPDVDLFVRSSGEQRTSNFMLWQSAYAEMVFLDRLWPDFSRTDLWEAIDHYAGRSRRFGGAVDAPKP from the coding sequence ATGAGCCGTGTGCAGAAGACCTCCCCCCTCGCGGCCGAGTTCCGCCCCCTCGACTACACCGGAATCTACCCGCCAGACATTCCGCGGTCGCAGGTGCCAGCACACATCGCTATCGTGATGGACGGCAACGGTCGGTGGGCCAATGCGCGCGGGCTCACGAGGGTCGAGGGTCACAAGGCCGGCGAAGCCTCGCTGCTTGACGTTGTGGCCGGCGCCATCCAGATCGGCGTGAAGCACCTCAGCGTGTACGCCTTCTCCACCGAGAACTGGAAGCGGTCTCCCGACGAGGTGCGCTTCCTGATGGGCTTCAACCGCGAAGTGCTGCATCGGCGCCGCGACCAGCTCAACGAATGGGGCGTGCGCGTGCGGTGGGCGGGGCGCAGGCCGAGGCTCTGGGCATCCGTCATCAACGAATTGCAGTTCGCCGAACGCCTCACAGAAGCGAATTCCACTCTCACGCTCACCATGTGCGTCAACTACGGCGGCAGGAACGAGCTGACGGATGCTGTGCAGTCCATCGCCGCAGAGGTCGCCGCCGGGCGGCTGAAGCCAGGTGGCATCTCGGAGAAGGTGATCCAGCGCCACCTCTACGTTCCCGACCTCCCCGATGTGGACCTGTTCGTGCGCAGCTCGGGGGAGCAACGAACGAGCAACTTCATGCTCTGGCAGTCGGCCTACGCCGAGATGGTGTTTCTCGACCGCCTGTGGCCGGACTTCTCCCGCACCGACCTGTGGGAGGCCATCGACCACTACGCTGGCCGCTCCCGCCGTTTCGGTGGCGCGGTGGACGCCCCGAAACCCTGA
- a CDS encoding DsbA family oxidoreductase — protein sequence MSEAIKVDVWSDIACPWCYIGKRQLEGGIAQYAASVAEGAALPVEIEYHSFELSPDTPVDFEGSEVDFLAGHKGLAPAQVEGMLERVTGIAESVGLRYDYDALQHTNTVKAHQLIHYAKAHGVQLEVKERLLKAYFEEGRHVGRDEDLADLAAEIGLDRADVLRSLQSNEFLADVRADQAQAVEFGIQGVPFFVFDSKYGVSGAQEESAFAQVFAQLAEERGEASLVSAPAGVADTEVSQ from the coding sequence ATGAGTGAAGCCATCAAAGTCGACGTCTGGTCGGATATCGCCTGCCCCTGGTGCTACATCGGTAAGCGGCAGCTCGAGGGCGGGATCGCCCAATACGCGGCGTCTGTGGCTGAGGGCGCAGCTCTTCCGGTTGAGATCGAGTACCACAGCTTCGAACTCTCGCCAGACACACCGGTTGACTTCGAGGGCAGTGAAGTCGACTTTCTTGCCGGGCACAAGGGTCTCGCCCCAGCCCAGGTCGAGGGCATGCTCGAGCGCGTCACCGGTATCGCCGAGAGTGTCGGGCTGCGTTACGACTACGACGCCCTGCAGCACACCAATACCGTGAAGGCCCACCAGCTGATCCACTATGCCAAGGCGCACGGCGTGCAGCTCGAAGTGAAGGAGCGCCTGCTGAAGGCCTACTTCGAAGAGGGCCGTCACGTGGGGCGCGATGAAGACCTGGCCGACCTTGCTGCCGAGATCGGGCTCGACCGCGCCGACGTTCTTCGTTCGCTGCAGAGCAACGAGTTCCTGGCCGATGTGAGGGCCGATCAGGCCCAGGCCGTGGAGTTCGGCATCCAGGGCGTGCCATTCTTCGTCTTCGACTCCAAATACGGTGTCTCGGGCGCCCAGGAGGAGTCGGCATTCGCCCAGGTCTTCGCGCAGCTGGCTGAAGAACGCGGCGAGGCGAGCCTGGTCAGCGCACCTGCCGGAGTCGCCGACACCGAGGTGTCACAGTGA
- the recO gene encoding DNA repair protein RecO: MPLYRDDVVVLRTHKLGEADRIVTMLSRQNGKIRAVAKGVRRTASKFGARLEPFMVADVQFFEGRTLDTITQAETIASYGAEISADYASYTAASAMVETADKLTEADATQQQYLLLVGALRSLSRGEHGSSLTLDSYLLRALSMAGWAPSFSDCAVSGAPGPHSAFVVQLGGVVSDELAPPGTPRLDQATLGLLSALLSGDWVTADSTAERVRSQASGIVAAYTQWHLERGLKSLQHVDRSNSTIHTLREAQLARLSTPAPLTSDPRTKA, translated from the coding sequence GTGCCCCTCTACCGAGACGACGTGGTCGTGCTTCGTACCCACAAGCTGGGCGAAGCCGACCGCATCGTCACCATGCTCTCGCGGCAGAATGGCAAGATCCGTGCCGTCGCCAAGGGTGTGCGCCGAACCGCGTCCAAGTTCGGTGCACGCCTCGAGCCCTTCATGGTGGCCGATGTGCAGTTCTTCGAGGGTCGAACGCTCGATACCATCACCCAGGCGGAGACCATCGCCTCCTACGGTGCTGAGATCTCGGCCGACTACGCCAGTTACACCGCGGCAAGCGCGATGGTCGAGACCGCCGACAAGCTGACAGAGGCCGACGCGACCCAACAGCAGTATCTTCTTCTGGTGGGCGCCCTCCGTTCGCTGTCCCGCGGCGAACACGGTTCGAGCCTGACACTCGACTCGTACCTGCTGAGAGCGCTGTCGATGGCGGGATGGGCACCGAGCTTCTCCGATTGCGCCGTGTCTGGTGCGCCGGGCCCGCATTCGGCCTTCGTCGTTCAGCTCGGTGGAGTGGTGAGCGACGAACTCGCCCCGCCGGGCACGCCGAGACTCGACCAGGCGACACTCGGGCTGCTGAGTGCGCTGCTCTCCGGCGACTGGGTGACGGCAGACTCCACTGCGGAACGGGTTCGCTCGCAGGCGAGTGGTATCGTCGCCGCCTACACCCAGTGGCACCTTGAACGGGGGCTGAAATCGCTCCAGCATGTGGACCGCTCGAATTCGACCATCCATACCCTGCGAGAGGCGCAACTCGCTCGGCTGAGCACGCCGGCACCGCTGACCAGTGATCCCAGAACGAAAGCCTGA
- a CDS encoding aminoacyl-tRNA deacylase, with product MPQSATERVDHDARARGLTIEIVERPPANSLEEAAALLGLLPSDVVKSLVVKRHDGDYLFALVPGDRQISWSKLRALLGVNKLSLPSPERALEATGYERGTITPLGSTTLLPVIADERMLGKRIALGAGAPGHSLLVDADALLASFDATIADITDPLQPRD from the coding sequence ATGCCGCAGAGCGCTACAGAACGAGTCGATCACGATGCACGTGCGCGCGGTCTCACCATCGAGATCGTCGAACGCCCCCCGGCGAACAGCCTCGAGGAGGCCGCTGCACTGCTGGGCCTTCTGCCCTCTGACGTGGTCAAGTCGCTGGTCGTCAAACGCCACGATGGCGACTATCTTTTCGCGCTGGTGCCGGGCGATCGCCAGATCAGCTGGTCGAAGCTCCGGGCCCTGCTGGGTGTCAACAAGCTCTCACTGCCGTCACCCGAGCGGGCCCTCGAGGCCACGGGCTATGAGCGCGGAACCATCACCCCGCTCGGCAGCACCACCCTGCTGCCCGTCATCGCAGACGAACGGATGCTCGGCAAACGCATCGCGCTCGGCGCCGGAGCGCCCGGGCACAGCCTGCTCGTCGACGCCGACGCACTGCTCGCGTCGTTCGATGCCACCATCGCCGACATCACCGACCCCCTCCAGCCTCGCGACTGA